One Synergistaceae bacterium DNA window includes the following coding sequences:
- a CDS encoding glutaredoxin family protein has product MMITVYSSKTCPWCTKVKEHLDGKGVDYEVVDVAENREAAMDMVKKTGQMGVPVTEIGDRYIIGYDPDSIDEEIAKAGQ; this is encoded by the coding sequence ATTATGATAACTGTGTACTCTTCCAAGACTTGCCCGTGGTGCACCAAGGTCAAGGAGCATCTGGACGGAAAGGGTGTCGATTATGAAGTGGTCGATGTTGCTGAGAACAGGGAGGCCGCGATGGACATGGTGAAAAAGACCGGACAGATGGGCGTCCCCGTGACTGAGATTGGGGATAGATACATCATCGGCTACGACCCCGATTCGATTGACGAGGAGATAGCGAAAGCCGGTCAGTAG
- the nuoE gene encoding NADH-quinone oxidoreductase subunit NuoE: MTISSETKASSDLEIRLAPIAERYRGKKGITIPLLADLQKELGYISPEAVDFFSGELDIPAAEIFGVATFYSQFHLKPRGRHVIRVCRGTACHVRGSLKILEKVKEITGVNENETTEDLRFTIEPVACLGACGLAPVMTVDSQTFGRLVPEGVAGILDQFE; the protein is encoded by the coding sequence ATGACCATTTCTTCGGAGACCAAGGCGAGCTCCGATCTGGAGATACGGCTTGCCCCGATCGCGGAGCGCTATCGGGGCAAGAAAGGAATCACTATCCCGCTTCTCGCGGATCTTCAGAAAGAGCTCGGTTATATCTCGCCGGAAGCAGTCGACTTTTTTTCAGGGGAACTTGACATTCCGGCAGCCGAGATATTTGGCGTGGCAACTTTTTACTCCCAGTTCCACCTGAAGCCTCGCGGTCGTCATGTGATCCGCGTATGCAGGGGTACTGCTTGCCACGTCAGAGGCAGCTTGAAGATACTCGAAAAAGTGAAGGAGATCACCGGGGTGAACGAGAACGAGACCACGGAGGACCTTCGCTTCACCATAGAGCCTGTGGCCTGTCTCGGCGCCTGCGGTCTCGCCCCCGTGATGACCGTGGACTCTCAGACCTTCGGCAGACTTGTGCCCGAGGGCGTGGCCGGCATTCTCGACCAGTTCGAATAG
- a CDS encoding NADH-quinone oxidoreductase subunit F encodes MPIYRSHILVCAGTGCKSGGSDTVAEEFNSELSKLGLDKEVMVVPTGCHGMCEMGPIVIVYPEGTFYCRVDKDDVPEIVSEHIYKGRPVERLMYVATEEEPSIPRYSDIPFYAKQHRIVLANCGYINPDNITEYISRGGYEALGKALFHMKPAEVIEEIKASGLRGRGGGGFPTGLKWGFCASAPGDKKYVICNADEGDPGAFMDRSVLEGDPHCVVEGMIIGAYAMGAEEGYIYCRAEYPLAIERLRNAIVQAEEYGLLGEDIMGVGFSFHLHIKEGAGAFVCGEETALMASIEGRR; translated from the coding sequence ATGCCGATATATAGATCCCATATTCTTGTCTGCGCCGGAACAGGCTGCAAGTCCGGCGGTTCGGACACAGTGGCGGAGGAGTTCAATAGCGAGCTGTCGAAGCTGGGGCTGGACAAAGAGGTAATGGTGGTACCCACCGGGTGCCACGGTATGTGCGAGATGGGGCCGATCGTGATTGTCTACCCGGAGGGGACATTTTACTGCAGAGTGGACAAAGACGACGTCCCCGAGATAGTAAGCGAGCATATATATAAAGGACGCCCTGTCGAGCGTCTTATGTACGTAGCGACCGAGGAGGAGCCCTCGATACCACGCTACAGCGACATACCCTTTTACGCCAAGCAGCACCGCATAGTTCTCGCCAACTGCGGTTACATCAACCCGGACAATATAACCGAGTATATTTCCAGGGGAGGCTACGAGGCGCTTGGCAAGGCGCTGTTCCACATGAAGCCCGCAGAGGTGATCGAGGAGATCAAGGCCTCCGGACTGCGCGGCCGCGGAGGCGGAGGCTTTCCCACCGGTCTCAAGTGGGGTTTTTGCGCCTCGGCGCCCGGCGACAAGAAGTACGTGATCTGCAACGCCGACGAGGGGGACCCCGGCGCCTTCATGGACCGATCGGTGCTTGAGGGCGACCCTCACTGCGTGGTGGAGGGCATGATCATAGGCGCCTACGCCATGGGGGCCGAGGAAGGGTACATTTACTGCCGCGCCGAATATCCGCTCGCAATAGAGCGTCTCAGAAACGCCATCGTCCAAGCGGAGGAATACGGACTTCTCGGCGAAGACATAATGGGCGTCGGCTTTTCGTTTCATCTGCACATCAAGGAGGGCGCAGGCGCTTTCGTCTGCGGGGAGGAGACGGCCCTGATGGCCTCTATAGAGGGACGGAGA